The Mucilaginibacter sp. PAMB04168 genome contains the following window.
TTTTGTGCTGGAAGCTTTGGTGAACATATACACCCTTGATTGGGTCTTGTCACTACCCAACGTTAACAGTGCGTAACCTGACCTTATGATAGCAACTTTAGATACTACACCTACAAAGGAGGCATTCTCTCCTTTGAATTGAAGAGCCTTGTAAGGCTTAATCATATATCGTACGGAATCTTTGGTAACTTCAATCCAGCCTTCGCTTTCTTTCAAACCCTGCTTGGTAATTCCGACAGGCGTTTGCGCTGATGCTTTACAAGTGAACAATGCTACAAAGGCTATGATAAGCAGGCGTTTCATACTATGAAGATAAGGAAAGATTGCTACATTGCAGTAAGTAAGCTATGAGCAGGTTAAGTAAGTCGCTATTATATACGTTTAGATTTTTAAGCATCACTCTTAACATAGCGGCTGTGCTGATGCTCTTGCTATTAACTAGTTCGAGCCATAAGGTACCCCAGTCAACCTGGAATGGTGCATTCATGGCATCAGGGGTAACTTTAATGCTAAACTACATAAGCTTCAAAGTAAAAGCTAAGTATAACAACCAAATCAATGCTTGATGCTGATACACATCTTTCCAAACAGATGTAAACGCTTTAGCTTGTAAACGGAATATGCTACTTTAGACACTCATATGGGCCTACTCAATCGACTCTTTAGCAAACGCCTACCTAAGCCAAATACACTATTAGGTATGGTTCTTTTACCTGATGAGCCATTGTTTTCCTTAAACGCCTGGTTGAAGATTACCGTCTTTATTACAGTGAAGTCATAGATCCAGATGACAACGTATCATCAGCATTCAAATTACAAGGTGAACAGATAGGGCTAATGAATATCAACGGTCCGGTGCCAGCTGATGATATTGCGGAAACAGCACAATACACTTATAGCTGGAAACATGCAAGCGAAGATTTAAAAGACCAAAAAGCCCATATCATCATTGCCATCATAGATGGTAGTTATGATATAGTTAAACGCTTTAAGCTGCAAACCCAACTCATTTGCAGTGTGCTCAGAATAGGCGTTTACATTAGAGAGCAATCGCTACTTATACCCAAAGAGCAATACTTGCGAGACGCACAGGACATCAGAAGCACAGCCTTACCAACGTAGATGCTGTAAATAAAGACTTGAAAAGACAAAAATTTCAGGGACATTATCTCTGCCGAATATGGATATAATCGGTAGAGATAATGCCTCAGATGTACAGCCAGCATTAGATATTTTTAGACGGATACTATCGAGATAGTACTTACTGCGGAGTTCCGAAAATATCGATCTTTTCGGCACCTTTAGAACTATTGGTCGCTGTAACCCTGATGTGTGTAGCATCGCTGCAACGCATATCGGTGAACCTTGCCCTGGTCATTGGCCATTCTTCATTTTTAGATCCACGGTATAAAGTGGTGTAAAGCCATTCTGCACCGGTAACGTGCGCTTTGGTTGGCTGTACGGGCTTGCCTTCATTGCGAACCTGATCTATGGCGTTCACCCGCTTGAACTGCTTGGCTGCCTCGTAGGTGAAGCCGGATGCGTCAACGTTGGTTTCAAATCTTTTTTCTGGATGGTTCATGTCCTGAATAATCATGCGCAGCTTTTTGGGGCCTGCCATTTTGATCGTCATCTGTATTTTATCTCCAGGGTGCCAGGTGTATTTAGCTGAATCGGGAGCGCTTTTCCAATAACCTGCTCTCCAGAAAGGCCTCCATGCGTTTCGGCGTGCACTTTTGCGACCGGATGCATCGGTTGAGAACTCCCAGGTTAAACCGGCATCAAGTTCCTGATCGGCCGAATTACCACCCATATAAACAGAAAAGTTATCTAATGGCTGCTTGGTACGGGAATCCAAGCGGTCCTCATCAACAGTGGGCTGGCCAAGTACCACTACTCCCGTTATACCGCTCCAGTTATCAAAACTGGTTACTGCCTTGCGGTAATAAGCACCCGGAAAGCAGTCAATGGATGCCGCTGGCGGCACTTCTTTCTCTACGAGGGTTGTATTTTGTGCCTTACAAGCAGCCAATGTAACAGCTACACCGGTGTATAGTAGTAATTTTTTAAAGTTCATTTTGATTGATATTGGATTCGTAACCATTAACACCATAAAAAACGAGATATGCATAGCAAACAACAGGAATCATGAAAGCGATGAGCCAAGTAGCATGATCCTTTACGTATCCTTGCGAGAAGGAGACGATCGCCCCGCCGGCTATGGCTGTTGAAAGTATGCCCGAGGCCTGCGTAGTGAACTTACCTACACCTTGTACAGACAGCGAAAATATAATAGCAAACATCACAGAGTTACATAAGCCAACGGCTATCATGCTCCATACGGCCAAAGAACCGGCGCTGTTTACTGATACAAGAATCAGGATAGTGGCCATAGTTGCACAAATAGTAAGTACCGCCGACGGCTTTACCGACCGCAGAACCCATGAACCAACCAAACGCCCAACCAGCATACTTCCCCAGTAAAAAGCAACGTATGTATTAGCCTGGTCAACAGGAATGTTCAAAGTGTCAGCAATATAATTGGTTAGGAACGTGCCAACCGATACTTCTGCGCCTACATAAACAAAAATGCCAATGGTGCCGAAGTTGAGGTTACGGAACGAGAATAAATTAGTGTTGGTGCCTGAAACGGTGTCGACACTACTACTACCGGGCTTTAGGTTGGGAAGCCTAAGAAATGCCACCACCAAGGCTATTAATACAAGCAAACACCCAATACCGATGTACGGATACCGAACAGCATCGCTCGAACTAGTAGATTCCTGCAGGCGCGAAAGAATGAAGTAAGCTCCGAAGATAGGGGCGATTGTTGTTCCGATAGATCCAACGGCTTGTATTAGTGTAAGCCTTGATGATGCAGTTTTAGCAGGTCCGAGAATGGTAATGTAAGGGTTAGAAGCAACCTGTAGAAGCACAACACCTATAGCCAGCACAAATAGTGCCGCCAGAAATATATAGTACTGGTGAAATATGGATGCAGGTACAAATAAAAACGCACCGAATGCAGATACCAGCAGTCCCATCATCATACCGTTCTTATAACCCGTACGTTCTATAATTTTTCCGGCTGGGAACGACATGATACCATAAGTCAGAAAAAAATAGAATTGCACCAGTGATGATTCGGAGTAGGTAAGCGTAAATCCTTTTTTAAAAAAAGGCACAAGCGTATCGTTTAAACAGGTGATGAACCCGTTCATAAAATACAAAACTGCCAGCGAGGTAAGTGCAGTGGTATAGTTCTGCTGTTTGTGATCTAAGGGCTCAGTTAACACTGCTCCACCAGAGGGGATACTTGCCATTATTTATATTTTGTTAATTAAAAAATAAGCGTTGATTAATGAACTTTAAAGTCTATTTCTGCCTCGAATGTCCGTCCCCAAGGCAGGGCGAATGTCATACCCGACGGCTTAAAGCCAATGGCTGTAACCTGGTTTGAGGTATAACTATCACTAAGCTCTTTGAAGTTAATACTAAGTAGGCTCATACAATATGACTCCACTTTCTGTGTTTCCTCAAGCGTGAGCCGTAATGGATTGTATTTGTTATCTTGAATATAAGTTTTAGCCTTGCCTCTTACCAGCGTATGATAGTAATAATCATCCAGTACGCGGTGAAAAGTGAACCAGTGCTCTGCAAGCTCAATTTGCTTACTCACCTTCGGGCCAACTTGCTTCATCTTGGCCTTGGCAAGGGCGTATATTACGCCCTGTGGCAGGGTTGTACCGATGGTGTTACCAGCCGTGTTCCACGATGCATAGCTGTATAAGCGCGGAAGCAACCGACGGCGAAGCAGCTCAGTAGAAAAGTTGGGGTCACCACCCTGAACGTCTCCTTTTGGATCGATATCGGCCACAATAACATGCTTACCATTGTCTGTCTGCTTTTCAATTTCTGACGCGAAACTTTGAGCATTACCCGTCTCAAACCGCGACGGGTAAACGTAAAAAAGCAGATCCGCTTTGGCTGCATCTATGACCTCGGTAGCACCAATCGCTGCTATATCATAACTTACGGTTTGCCGTAGCGGGCGGTCTTCAAAAGGCATTGCTTTGTTACTAAGCTCTTCTGATGAGTAAACTGCTTTGATTTTGGGTGAAAAGTTGAAACGCTTATTTAACGCACGCGATAGTAACAACATCGATATTTCATCTGCGCCTGGCATCACCAGTATTTTGGAGGTTAGGTTGAATTTTTTAGATCTTTCAATTAGCTGTTCGCGATCAGCTACGTGAATGCCGCGTGGTTTTGCGTCGTCCTGAGAAAGAATAAGGTAATCAATGATACCGCTGCGAACAAAATCAATAGCTTTATAATTAACGGATAAGTTGCGCTTACGTGAGGCTTTATAATCGGTTAAAGCTTCCGTAGGTATATCCCTTACTAATTCAGCTGCGCGCTTTTTCGATACTTCATCCTCAGCTACAGATATTTCGGCCCAGTCGGCCAGCTTCTGGCGATAAGCCTCGTTCTTTCCATCACCGGTTGGGGCAAGGCGCATAATAACGCTTTGTCCGTATACAGGCAGATGAGGAGCCAATTGATGAATTTTCTTTATAACTTCTATACGGCTCAACGCCGGTGTCAACTGCGTATGGTGTATACGTGAGGCAACCAGGCCTCCGTAAGCGAGCATATCCAGCGAGATCACTGCTGCATTGAACATTTTAAAGTTTTGCTTATTCAACCAGGCAATTATTTTTTCTGGCTGGCCGGGCGTTGTAAAGTTGCCTAGCAATTCTTTAGGTGGCGAAACAACTTCTGCATTGCCGATCAATCCCATTTTTTGTGTAAACTGCAAACAAGGCGGTCTGTCATCTAAAGGGATCAATAAAACTCTGGTGCGGTAATTAGATGCGTTTTGCGCACTGGCGTTAATGACTAGAAATAATACAAACAGCGTGAACAGGCTTCTCATATTCGGGAGGTTATACTCACAAATAATGTTAAAAAAATTTAATAATTAAACATTTGTTAAAAATAAATTTTAAAAAGTAGATTTCACTCGTATTATTGTGCAGGGTATGTCGAGAATTGATTTTGAAAGTTGTTGCGCCTACCCATCTGATGTCAGACAATAAGTATATGAAAAGACGTAATTTCATTGAACTATTAACAGTTACAAGCAGTGCTGCTGTGGTATCGCCGGCATTTGCAAACTCATCACTTAAAATTTCTCCAACTGACGTTAATAACGCCAAGGCCGTTCTATCGGCAGACGTTGTTATAGCAGGTGGTGGTTTAGGTGGATGTGCTGCTGCTTTGGCTGCGTTACGCAACAACCTGACTGTTATACTAACGGAACAAACGGATTGGATAGGAGGGCAGCTTACCCAGCAAGGCGTTCCGCCCGATGAGCATCCCTGGATTGAGACGCACGGTGCAACACAACTATACCGGAACTTTCGTAAAGGTGTTCGTGATTATTATATCAATAATTATCCGCTAACAGACGAATCAAAATCAAAGGAATTCTTCAACCCTGGAGATGCGCCGGTATCGGCATTGTGCCATGAACCAAGGGTAGCACTTGCGGTGCTGCAAAGCATGATGGATCCATACTTAAGCTCAAAAAATCTAACCATTTTACTGGAACATCAAGTTACCCGTGCCCAAGTTGCGGGGGATGAAGTTAAAGCGCTGGAGGCTGTTGATTTAGTTACAGGTGAGCAACTGATTTTAAAAGCGCCGTTTTTTGTGGATGCTACTGAACTTGGCGACTTGCTGCCTATGACTGGCACTGAGTTCATTACAGGCGCCGAATCAAAGGTGCAAACCAAAGAACTGCACGCTCCTGTAAAGCCAGATCCCAACAACGTTCAATCGTTCAATATGCCGTTTGCGATGGATTACGTACCGGGCGGCAACTTTGTTATTCCTAAGCCTAAAGAGTATGATTACTGGCGGAACCTGGTGCCAAAACTCACACCCAAATGGTCGGGCAAATTGCTTGATCTTGCTTATAGCAAGCCGGCAACCTTGGTACGCAAAGAACTAGCATTTGACCCCACTGGCCCTAACGCCGGCGATACGCTAAATCTTTGGCATTACCGCCGCATTATCAGCAAATCTAACTTTAAGCCAGGTACTTATGCGGGTGACATTACGGTAGTTAACTGGCCACAAAACGATTACTTCGAAGGTAATCTAATTGGCGCCACACCAGAGCAGTTTGTTCATCACGTAAACAGGGCTAAGCAGCTGAGCTTGTCATTGTTATACTGGCTGCAAACCGAAGCTCCTCGACCGGATGGTGGCCATGGCTGGCCAGGGCTGCGGCTACGCGCGGATGTGATGGGCACACGAGACGGTCTTTCAAAATATCCATACATCCGCGAATCGCGTCGTATCAAAGCCGTGTTTACTATCTTAGAGGAGCATGTAGGTCAGGACAACCGCGCACAAATCACCGGAAAAAATACTGGAAATACCTCAGCTGATTTTTATGATAGTGTTGGTATAGGCTACTATCACATCGACCTGCATCCATCTACCGCTGGAAATAATTATATCGATTTTGAATCCATGCCTTTTCAAATTCCTCTCGGTGCATTGCTGCCGCGCCGTATGAAAAACCTTTTACCTGCAAATAAAAATATCGGCACAACTCATATTACAAACGGCTGTTACCGTCTGCACCCGGTAGAGTGGAGCATTGGTGAAGCAGTGGGCATGCTAATCACTTATGCTATGAGTAAAAAAGTAATCCCTCGCGCGGTCCGTGAGCAACCGGGTATGCTGCAGGAATTTCAGGAATTCATTCATTCGCAAGGTATTGAAACTAAATGGCCAGCTTAACCATTACGGAAAGCTGGTTATGCTTGCAGAACTCCGCCAAGCCAGTTGCGCAAGATGTTAGCGTAGACGGTACTCACATCAACCGCGCTGCTGGCATTTGTCTCTTGGTTGCTGTAAATACCGCTGTGCTGAAGCTGGCCACCATAAATCATCAACACGCCCGCATCCCCATGATCTGTGCCCTTGCTGTTGTTTTGTGCTAAACTTCTGCCAAACTCAGACCAGGTAACGATCATGGTATTGTTCAACTCGTCCGAGACTTTCAACCTATTCATAAACGTATTCATAGCATCTGCATAAGCTTGCAGCAAAAAGGCGTGTTTTGCTTTTTGAAAATGGTGGGTGTCAAAACCATCAAGACCAATGGCATAAACATGACTTTGTTGATGGGTGCTTATACTTGATGCAATGTTTAGCAGTTTTTCTTCAAAGTCAGATGCTGCTAAACCCAGGTCAGCAGCGGAGAATTCAATGATTTGTTTTGGATCTAAAGGATGAGTGGTTAAGGGCTTAACAAGCAAGTTCTTCCAGGCATGAAAGCACGTGTGATGTGAATTATCCAGATTCGCGGAGGTAGCGTTAGGCAAGATGAGCATATTACCTTGATCGTACCAAGGCTTCAACCCGGCTAAACTTGGATGGAAGCCATACCGCTCTGTTAACCTAATTACCTCAGTAGGTTGAACCGCTATATTGGGACGCAGCTTGTAGTAAGCTTCATCAGTATGAGGAACAATGGTGTTGTAACCGTCGTTACCGCCGTTTAAATGAACGAATACAAGGTTGCGCTTTGCATATGCACAAAGGCAGGTACTACTTAAAACGTCAAGTGTGTGAGGAAGCAGTAGAGGGGTTACCGCCACGGCGGCATTTTGTAAAAAGGCTCTTCTTTTCATACCATACGCCTATTTAAAGCTTCTGATATATTCTTTATAACGATCATATAAATGACCCGCCTGCAGGTAGGCAGACTGCGGACTCATGAAGTGCGAAAACTCGAAGGTGATAGCCTTATCATAGCCTGCTTTACGGGCAGCATCAAGCTTTAACTTCAACTTTTCGAACTTAATCGGAAAAAACTTGATGGGCATATCGCGGTCAAAAGACTCGGAGTTCGTCCAGCATTGCATACCATACTTGTCGGCCAGTTTCTTGTTAACTTCAAAAAAGTCTGGTAGCTCGTAAATCTCCACATGTCCGTCCTGAAAGGCAACCGCATCCACCGAGCCTTTAATAGCGTCAAATATTTCATTCCAAGCCTTTTCGTGTTCCTGTATGGTAATGCTATCCTGTTTCGTGAGTACAGAAGATGCCGCCATAACAGCCTTCTTTCCATCAATCCACGGAGAAATAAAGGTTGGTAAATTGCCTGATATATCTTTGCAATGCCGGCCTAACTGCGCATACAAGCCCGATACCTTACCAGTACGGCCACTTATTTCCTGTGTAAGGTACCAGCCTCTAAACGATTTATAATGACCGTATTTAGCCCAAACTTCGTCAATTACTTTTTTGTTGAGATCAATCTCCTGCTGAAAGTCACCATTCCACCAGTACTTGCCCGAGTCATACAGGCCGAAGTAAAACTTCATGTCGTGCTTATCTGCAAGTTCAAGGTACATTTTTACCAGGTCAACCGGAGGAGTGTAGCAGTTTTCCTGCTTTCTCAAAACGTCAGAAGGATAAGTGAGCCAGCGTTTATAGCCACTTCTTATCAGAATAACGGTGTCAATTCCAACCGCTTTCATATGCGAAAAATCTGCGTCCCATTCAGCCCGCCCCCAGTTTTGATGGGGGATATCATGGCTTATTTCGTCTAAAAAAGTGCCTGTTATTTTCATTGCCGGTTACATTGATATTATAGCAGCCCTTTGCTTTTGAGGAGGTTCACCCACAAAATATATGCAGGCATCTTAAGGTGAATGCCATCAGTGGTATAATCCCTGTTCATTTGCCCGTCTTTTCCCTTGAAAATAGGGTGCAAATCAACAAAGGTTAATTTTTCTGATGCTGCCAACTGTTGCAGTAGGTTGTTTACTTCACTTACACGAGCATTGGTAATTCGCTTGTATTCATTACCTAACATCAATTCATTGACTGGTAAAATACTTTGCAGAATAAGTTGCGTTTTAGGCGAGGTGAGTTTCACCTGGCCGATGATTCGTTGGTAATTTTTAATAATTATGGCAGCGGGGATGCCACGCTTCAAATCATTAATGCCAATCAGTAAAAATATCTTTTTAGGTTTAGATGAAAGTACCTCATCAAGACGCGCAATTACGCCAAAAGATACGTCACCGCTAATGCCCCGGTTGATGACATTCTTGCCAGGTATCAATTCCTGCCACTCACCAGCCTCAGTAATACTGTTACCTAAAAAAACAATTTCATTCTTGCTATCAGGCATTTGCCTGAAAAATTGCAGCCGTTGTTTATAATGACTATTAGCATAACTGCTGTCGATTGGCAAATCTTGCGCAGAAGCGGCAAAGCTTACTAGAAAAAACAAAATTATTGTGGAGATATGCTTCATTGATTAATATCTACCTTAAAAATATTAAGATGAGCATAGTTATTAAATTAATTACAAAACTGAAAGCCTTTGATTTAATAAATTTTTAATTACAAGAATGTAAATCTGAACACTAATATTTAGTTTTATACCATCTTAGGATTTCTATATGAGGAAAACTTTTTTTGAAGAGATAAGCGATGTTAATGCTTCAGGCGTAGCTTACAAAAATCTAAACCTTAAAAAGTTTATCTTATCTTACTTTGCCAACAGCGGCAATGGCACCATAGCCGATCTGTGCAAGGAATTGTATTTGAGCGCACCTAAGGTGAACAACTTGTTAAATGACTTAATTAGTGACGGGCTGGTACAGGAGATAGGTAAGGTTGATTCAACAACCGGCCGCAAGCCCAACCTGTATGGTTTGATTTCAGATTCCGTTTTTTTTGTAGGTGTAGATGTTCGTCATACTTATATAAACATAGGATTGTCTGATTTTCAAAAAGAACTGGTGAAGGTTTCTCATGGCATTCCGTTTAACTTAAAGAACAATCAGGAGTCACTGGAAGAACTTTGTGGTCTTATAAACAACTTCATTAAAGAATCCCCTTATTCAAAAGAAAAAATATTGGGCATTGGTGTAAACCTTTCTGGACGTATTAATTATGCCACGGGTTATAGCTATAGTTTTTTTCACTTTAATGAAGAACCCTTAAGCAAGGTTATGGAGGGATTGATTGGTATTCGGGTCTTTTTAGAGAATGACTCCCGCGCCATGGCATACGGTGAGTTTTGCTCAGGTGCGGTAAACGGCGAAAAAAATGTGCTGTTTCTGAATATTGATTATGGTTTGGGCATGGGTATCATGATTAACAGCCAGTTGTATTATGGCAAATCAGGTTATGCCGGCGAGATAGGCCACGTACCAATATTCAACAATGAGGTAATTTGTCATTGTGGCAAAAAGGGATGCCTTGAAACAGAGGCTTCGGGCTGGGCGCTTACCCGTATTTTCAAAGAGGAACTGCAAAAAGGCTCATCTACTGTTATTAAGAAAAAGCCGGAGGATATTACACTTGATGACATTATTGATGCCGCCATTAATGACGATGTGCTTGCCATAGAACTCATTGCACAAATTGGTGAAAAACTTGGGAGAGGCGTAGCATCGCTTATTAATATCTTTAACCCCGAACTGGTTATTTTGGGCGGTCGTTTAGCCACTACAGAAGAATATATCAGACTACCAATTAAGAGCGCGCTTAACAAATATTCGCTTAGCTTGGTAAATAACGATACTCAGCTCAAAATGTCGAAACTGGGCAAGGATGCAGGTATTATCGGCGCATTTCTGCTGGTGAGAAACAGAATATTGGCGCTGAATTAATAGCTTCAATGGTTTAACATGATGCTACTTGCATATATCAAATTAAGCCATTTAAGAAATTTCCCCAATAAATAAAAGCGCAAAAAAAGCCCGTTTGCAAAATACAAACGGGCTTTTGTATGAAGAAACAACATAGTAGGGGCAAACCGGTAAGCCATCTTCCGGAAAGGAAAACAGCCTTGTTATTTCTTTGGAGTTGCGCGCTTATTCAAATCTTCAACTAATACCGTAATCATTCTACCTATAGGTTTATCGCCTCGGTAGGTAATTAAACGCAGCTGCGTGGCCTCTTTAGGCACAATGAGCGGTGCGGTGTACTTAGGGTAAAACTTATCTGGAAAAGAATTATCAAACGTGTAGTAAATATCCAGTCCGGGTATTTCAGTAGTAAGTTCCAGCTTTACACTTAAATCATTGGTTGTAGTAATATTGAAAATAGGATCATACACGCTCGGCGCATATTTTACGTCAGCAACATCAAAACGTTGGAAGTGCTTTTCTACCCGACCAAAAAAGTTAGGCCAGTTCTTTTTAACACGAGGTGACCATAACGATTCGGAAATTGCAAAACCACGCGGCCAGGTCATATATTCTGCATGGCGCATGTTGTAAACGTTTTCTGTCCATAAATTTGCCTGTCCTCCTTTAATATATTTAGCATCAACACTATCAGGTAATGGTTCAAATTGGTACGCTTTGTTCAAACGCAATGTGGCATATACGCGCGGCTCAATAGCCACATCGCCCTGCATATAATCGATATAGGCAAACGTTGTCGGACTCATGACCACGTCATGTTTCATTTGCGCTGCTTTGATGCCGCCCTGCATACCGCGCCAGCTCATTACCATAGCGTTAGGGGCGAGGCCGCCTTCCAGAATCTCATCCCAGCCCATAAATTTCTTGCCTTTTGATTCTACAATTTTTTCTACGCGTTTTTCAAAATAGCTTTGCACCTCGTTCAGGTCTTTCAAGTTTTCGCGCTTCATCAGATCCTTTATTGCATCGCTTTTTTCCCAAAAGTTTTTGGCAGCTTCATCACCGCCCATATGTATATACTCAAACGGAAATAACGCGGCTACTTCGGTGATCACTTTATCTAAAAACGCGTATACGTTTTCGTTTGCAGGGCATAAATTGTTATCAATAATAGCAGAATACTTTGGGCCGTTCCATTGCATAATGCGTTCACCAGATCGTACGTGGTAAGTGCTTGCCTCAGGTGTACAGGATAACTCCGGGTAGGCGGCTATGGCAGCCAGACTATGCCCAGGAACATCAATTTCGGGCAATATATTAACATATCGATCCTGCGCATACTTAATAATTTCCTTAATGTCTTCCTGCGTATAAAAGCCTCCATAATTACGCGGTTCTTCAGGTCTGGGAGGATCGAATGTGCCGTAATAACCAACCTTTTTTACTGCCCATGCGCCAACCTCGGTTAGTTTGGGCAGGCTTTTGATTTCAATACGCCAACCTTCATTATCGGTAAGGTGCATGTGTAAAAGGTTGAACTTATAACGCACCATGTTATCAATGTACTTTTTCACCTCAGCTTTTGTAAAAAAGTGACGTGATACATCAAACATTAAACCCCTCCACTGAAAACGCGGATAATCAGTAACGCTTACACACGGAATTGTCCATCGCTTGTTTTGGATATAAGTTGCACTTTCAATTTCCTTCGGCAATAACTGCAATAATGTTTGTATGCCATAAAATAAGCCTGCCGGCTTGTTAGCATGTATGCTTACCTCTTTGGGGGTTACGGTCAACCGGTATCCTTCGTTCCCAATGGCAGATTCATTAACAGCATTAAGAGTAAGGGATATGGTTGATGCTGAGGACTTAGCCGCACTTACACTTGCACCGGTTGCCTTACTTATATGCTGGTTGAAGTAAGCGATTACGGGCGCTGCTTCTGCAGCAGCATTAGTGCCAAAACTTATGT
Protein-coding sequences here:
- a CDS encoding GDSL-type esterase/lipase family protein; protein product: MKHISTIILFFLVSFAASAQDLPIDSSYANSHYKQRLQFFRQMPDSKNEIVFLGNSITEAGEWQELIPGKNVINRGISGDVSFGVIARLDEVLSSKPKKIFLLIGINDLKRGIPAAIIIKNYQRIIGQVKLTSPKTQLILQSILPVNELMLGNEYKRITNARVSEVNNLLQQLAASEKLTFVDLHPIFKGKDGQMNRDYTTDGIHLKMPAYILWVNLLKSKGLL
- a CDS encoding ROK family transcriptional regulator, with protein sequence MRKTFFEEISDVNASGVAYKNLNLKKFILSYFANSGNGTIADLCKELYLSAPKVNNLLNDLISDGLVQEIGKVDSTTGRKPNLYGLISDSVFFVGVDVRHTYINIGLSDFQKELVKVSHGIPFNLKNNQESLEELCGLINNFIKESPYSKEKILGIGVNLSGRINYATGYSYSFFHFNEEPLSKVMEGLIGIRVFLENDSRAMAYGEFCSGAVNGEKNVLFLNIDYGLGMGIMINSQLYYGKSGYAGEIGHVPIFNNEVICHCGKKGCLETEASGWALTRIFKEELQKGSSTVIKKKPEDITLDDIIDAAINDDVLAIELIAQIGEKLGRGVASLINIFNPELVILGGRLATTEEYIRLPIKSALNKYSLSLVNNDTQLKMSKLGKDAGIIGAFLLVRNRILALN
- a CDS encoding DUF4127 family protein, which gives rise to MRSLFTLFVLFLVINASAQNASNYRTRVLLIPLDDRPPCLQFTQKMGLIGNAEVVSPPKELLGNFTTPGQPEKIIAWLNKQNFKMFNAAVISLDMLAYGGLVASRIHHTQLTPALSRIEVIKKIHQLAPHLPVYGQSVIMRLAPTGDGKNEAYRQKLADWAEISVAEDEVSKKRAAELVRDIPTEALTDYKASRKRNLSVNYKAIDFVRSGIIDYLILSQDDAKPRGIHVADREQLIERSKKFNLTSKILVMPGADEISMLLLSRALNKRFNFSPKIKAVYSSEELSNKAMPFEDRPLRQTVSYDIAAIGATEVIDAAKADLLFYVYPSRFETGNAQSFASEIEKQTDNGKHVIVADIDPKGDVQGGDPNFSTELLRRRLLPRLYSYASWNTAGNTIGTTLPQGVIYALAKAKMKQVGPKVSKQIELAEHWFTFHRVLDDYYYHTLVRGKAKTYIQDNKYNPLRLTLEETQKVESYCMSLLSINFKELSDSYTSNQVTAIGFKPSGMTFALPWGRTFEAEIDFKVH
- a CDS encoding FAD-dependent oxidoreductase, translated to MKRRNFIELLTVTSSAAVVSPAFANSSLKISPTDVNNAKAVLSADVVIAGGGLGGCAAALAALRNNLTVILTEQTDWIGGQLTQQGVPPDEHPWIETHGATQLYRNFRKGVRDYYINNYPLTDESKSKEFFNPGDAPVSALCHEPRVALAVLQSMMDPYLSSKNLTILLEHQVTRAQVAGDEVKALEAVDLVTGEQLILKAPFFVDATELGDLLPMTGTEFITGAESKVQTKELHAPVKPDPNNVQSFNMPFAMDYVPGGNFVIPKPKEYDYWRNLVPKLTPKWSGKLLDLAYSKPATLVRKELAFDPTGPNAGDTLNLWHYRRIISKSNFKPGTYAGDITVVNWPQNDYFEGNLIGATPEQFVHHVNRAKQLSLSLLYWLQTEAPRPDGGHGWPGLRLRADVMGTRDGLSKYPYIRESRRIKAVFTILEEHVGQDNRAQITGKNTGNTSADFYDSVGIGYYHIDLHPSTAGNNYIDFESMPFQIPLGALLPRRMKNLLPANKNIGTTHITNGCYRLHPVEWSIGEAVGMLITYAMSKKVIPRAVREQPGMLQEFQEFIHSQGIETKWPA
- a CDS encoding DUF4434 domain-containing protein: MKITGTFLDEISHDIPHQNWGRAEWDADFSHMKAVGIDTVILIRSGYKRWLTYPSDVLRKQENCYTPPVDLVKMYLELADKHDMKFYFGLYDSGKYWWNGDFQQEIDLNKKVIDEVWAKYGHYKSFRGWYLTQEISGRTGKVSGLYAQLGRHCKDISGNLPTFISPWIDGKKAVMAASSVLTKQDSITIQEHEKAWNEIFDAIKGSVDAVAFQDGHVEIYELPDFFEVNKKLADKYGMQCWTNSESFDRDMPIKFFPIKFEKLKLKLDAARKAGYDKAITFEFSHFMSPQSAYLQAGHLYDRYKEYIRSFK
- a CDS encoding DUF1501 domain-containing protein, which produces MKRRAFLQNAAVAVTPLLLPHTLDVLSSTCLCAYAKRNLVFVHLNGGNDGYNTIVPHTDEAYYKLRPNIAVQPTEVIRLTERYGFHPSLAGLKPWYDQGNMLILPNATSANLDNSHHTCFHAWKNLLVKPLTTHPLDPKQIIEFSAADLGLAASDFEEKLLNIASSISTHQQSHVYAIGLDGFDTHHFQKAKHAFLLQAYADAMNTFMNRLKVSDELNNTMIVTWSEFGRSLAQNNSKGTDHGDAGVLMIYGGQLQHSGIYSNQETNASSAVDVSTVYANILRNWLGGVLQA
- a CDS encoding sugar MFS transporter yields the protein MASIPSGGAVLTEPLDHKQQNYTTALTSLAVLYFMNGFITCLNDTLVPFFKKGFTLTYSESSLVQFYFFLTYGIMSFPAGKIIERTGYKNGMMMGLLVSAFGAFLFVPASIFHQYYIFLAALFVLAIGVVLLQVASNPYITILGPAKTASSRLTLIQAVGSIGTTIAPIFGAYFILSRLQESTSSSDAVRYPYIGIGCLLVLIALVVAFLRLPNLKPGSSSVDTVSGTNTNLFSFRNLNFGTIGIFVYVGAEVSVGTFLTNYIADTLNIPVDQANTYVAFYWGSMLVGRLVGSWVLRSVKPSAVLTICATMATILILVSVNSAGSLAVWSMIAVGLCNSVMFAIIFSLSVQGVGKFTTQASGILSTAIAGGAIVSFSQGYVKDHATWLIAFMIPVVCYAYLVFYGVNGYESNINQNEL